From a single Oreochromis niloticus isolate F11D_XX linkage group LG4, O_niloticus_UMD_NMBU, whole genome shotgun sequence genomic region:
- the anapc2 gene encoding LOW QUALITY PROTEIN: anaphase-promoting complex subunit 2 (The sequence of the model RefSeq protein was modified relative to this genomic sequence to represent the inferred CDS: inserted 1 base in 1 codon) gives MEESAMEPDSVEMSGSGPNSGVAEAWETVTAALVSPVSSASEQSLSDLLALLNDQGLGRLLGSWLLETLQMRLSSCVVPEFWSGLKQPENEMEEKDRVWVLLTAFRTLLDRLEPFLAGLEKLGAWQDEGRGGLCGPGSKALKERAFTTIRALLLFSPAPVLQERVLEFYSRTFSVYMNREGGSEDATEAPDGPEGGACXGCWVPLQQCWCQQALEHLQELSHILSKLQLLEWVSSEAVTTILHKLIEMRMEQLCRGEYERSFLLEFQEWLELVLGWLAKVFASEVDGDAASLPVAPGGLGVQVVPGGGSVLKQWRCHMHQFFCRIYVNMRIEELFSIIRDFPESKAAIEDLKFCLERTNQRQQLLTSLKSAFESRLLHPGVHTSDILTVYISAIKALRELDPSMVILQVVSQPIRKYLRTREDTVRQIVAGLTGDAEGCTDLASELSRGDPVTLEMQDSDEEGNDPEDWTPDPTDAMPDKMGSKRRSSDIISLLVSIYGSKEIFIDEYRGVLADRLLQQLNYNTAREIRNVELLKLRFGESHMHYCEVMLKDMADSRRINSNIREEESKLSEEEQPPLPLSAIILSSEFWPTLKEEKLELPPVVCQAMEAYTHRYEKLKAMRTLSWKPHLGSVTLDVELEDRVLTNLTVSPIQAATIMYFQEKSSWTLEELSVKLGAPKELVHRKLALWQQQGVLREEAGGRFYVVEKGSSKEKLDRGVMLIDSDEERDSNTATQSEQREEKLQLFWVYVQAMLTNLDTMTLERIHTMLRMFVATGPVVTEMDVNELEAFLQRKVRDHQLIMSGNVYRLPKSN, from the exons ATGGAGGAAAGTGCGATGGAACCGGACTCAGTGGAGATGTCTGGATCCGGACCGAATTCCGGGGTCGCTGAAGCCTGGGAAACCGTCACTGCGGCGCTG GTGTCTCCGGTAAGCTCGGCGTCGGAGCAGAGCCTCTCAGACCTGCTGGCCCTGCTGAATGATCAGGGTCTGGGCCGGCTGCTGGGCAGCTGGCTGCTGGAGACGCTGCAGATGCGTCTGTCTTCCTGTGTGGTTCCCGAGTTCTGGTCTGGCCTCAAGCAGCCAGAGAACGAGATGGAGGAGAAGGACAGGGTCTGGGTTCTGCTCACGGCTTTCAGGACTCTGCTGGACCGGCTCGAACCTTTTCTGG CTGGCTTGGAGAAGCTGGGGGCGTGGCAGGATGAGGGCCGTGGAGGTCTGTGTGGCCCAGGATCCAAAGCCCTCAAGGAGCGAGCCTTCACCACCATCAGggccctcctcctcttctccccgGCTCCCGTCCTCCAGGAGCGAGTGCTGGAGTTTTACAGCCGGACCTTTTCTGTCTACATGAACCGGGAGGGGGGCAGCGAGGACGCCACCGAGGCTCCCGATGGCCCCGAGGGCGGGGCCT CGGGCTGCTGGGTTCCCTTGCAGCAGTGCTGGTGTCAGCAGGCCCTGGAACACCTGCAGGAGCTCAGCCACATCCT GTCGAAGCTGCAACTGCTGGAGTGGGTGAGCTCCGAGGCCGTCACCACCATCCTCCACAAGCTCATCGAGATGCGGATGGAGCAGCTGTGCCGGGGCGAGTACGAGCGCTCCTTCCTGCTGGAGTTCCAGGAG TGGTTGGAGCTGGTGCTGGGCTGGCTAGCTAAAGTATTTGCCAGTGAAGTGGACGGAGACGCCGCTTCGCTCCCAGTGGCCCCCGGCGGTCTCGGCGTCCAGGTGGTCCCGGGCGGCGGCTCAGTGCTGAAGCAGTGGAGGTGCCACATGCATCAGTTTTTCTGCAGGATCTACGTCAACATGAGGATCGAGGAGCTCTTCAGCATCATCAGAG atttccCAGAATCCAAAGCTGCTATTGAGGATCTGAAGTTCTGCCTGGAGAGAACCAATCAGAGACAGCAGCTCCTTACTTCGCTCAAATCTGCCTTCGAAAGCCGCCTGCTGCACCCGG GCGTTCACACGTCGGACATCCTCACCGTTTACATCTCGGCCATCAAAGCGCTCCGAGAGCTCGACCCGTCCATGGTCATCCTGCAGGTCGTCTCCCAGCCGATCCGCAAGTACCTCAG GACCCGGGAGGACACAGTGAGGCAGATCGTAGCCGGTCTGACTGGAGATGCAGAGGGCTGCACCGACCTTGCCTCTGAGCTGTCCCGAGGAGACCCGGTGACTCTGGAGATGCAGGACAGCGATGAAGAAGGCAACGACCCCGAGGACTGGACTCCAGACCCGACCGATGCCATGCCCG ATAAAATGGGCTCGAAGCGCCGCTCATCCGACATCATCAGCCTGCTGGTCAGCATCTATGGCAGTAAGGAGATCTTCATAGATGAGTACAGAGGCGTGCTCGCCGACAGGCTGCTGCAGCAGCTCAACTACAACACGGCCAG gGAGATTCGTAACGTGGAGCTGCTGAAGCTGCGGTTCGGCGAGTCTCACATGCATTACTGCGAGGTCATGCTGAAG GACATGGCGGACTCTCGCAGGATCAACAGCAACATCCGAGAGGAGGAGTCGAAGCTGAGCGAGGAGGAGCAGCCGCCGCTGCCCCTGTCGGCCATCATCCTCTCATCTGAGTTCTGGCCCACGCTGAaggaggagaagctggagcTCCCTCCTGTCGTCTGCCAGGCCATGGAGGCCTACACCCACCGCTACGAGAAGCTGAAG gcCATGAGGACGCTGAGCTGGAAGCCTCACctgggctcggtcactctggacGTGGAGCTGGAGGACCGCGTCCTCACCAACCTCACGGTCTCACCCATCCAGGCTGCCACCATCATGTACTTCCAAGAGAAGA GTTCTTGGACGCTGGAGGAGCTGAGTGTGAAGCTGGGCGCCCCGAAGGAGCTGGTGCACAGGAAGCTGGCTCTGTGGCAGCAGCAGGGCGTGCTGAGGGAGGAGGCGGGCGGCCGCTTCTACGTGGTGGAGAAGGGTTCGTCGAAAGAGAAGCTGGACAGAGGCGTGATGCTGATCGACAGCGACGAGGAGAGGGACTCCAACACCGCCACGCAGTCCGAGCAGAGGGAGGAGAAGCTGCAG CTGTTCTGGGTCTACGTCCAGGCCATGCTCACCAACCTGGACACCATGACGCTGGAACGCATCCACACCATGCTGCGGATGTTCGTCGCCACTGGACCCGTCGTCACGGAGATGGACGTGAACGAGCTTGAGGCGTTCCTGCAGAGGAAGGTCAGGGATCATCAGCTCATAATGTCCGGCAACGTCTACAGGCTGCCCAAATCCAACTGA
- the si:dkey-16l2.16 gene encoding ras-related protein Rab-35 translates to MAGKDYNHLFKLLIIGDSNVGKSSLLLRFADNSFSGSYITTIGVDFKIRTVDIDGERVKLQIWDTAGQERFRTITSTYYRNTHGVIIVYDVTNPESFVNVKRWLNEISQNCDNVCKILVGNKNDDPSKKQVDTQDALRFGESVGVRVFETSAKENINVEEMFMAFTLMVLRAKKESQNRVEREREREKDTVNINAQRDRDRRKRGRKCC, encoded by the exons ATGGCAGGGAAAGACTACAATCATCTCTTTAAGCTGCTCATCATTGGAGACTCCA ATGTGGGAAAAAGCAGCCTCCTGCTCCGCTTCGCAGATAACTCCTTCTCAG GCAGCTACATCACCACCATCGGCGTAGACTTTAAGATCCGGACGGTGGACATCGATGGGGAGCGGGTGAAGCTGCAGATCTGGGACACGGCGGGGCAGGAGAGGTTTCGAACCATCACCTCAAC GTACTACAGAAACACCCACGGCGTCATCATCGTGTACGACGTGACAAATCCAGAGTCGTTCGTAAATGTTAAGAGGTGGCTGAATGAAATCTCCCAGAACTGTGACAACGTCTGCAAGATCCTGG TGGGGAACAAGAATGACGACCCTTCCAAGAAGCAGGTGGATACCCAGGATGCTTTGCGTTTTGGGGAGTCTGTGGGTGTCCGTGTCTTTGAGACGAGTGCCAAAGAGAACATAAATGTTGAAGAG ATGTTCATGGCCTTCACCCTCATGGTGCTCCGGGCCAAGAAGGAGAGCCAGAACAGAGTGGAGAGGGAGCGGGAGCGGGAGAAGGACACGGTGAACATCAACGCCCAGCGAGACCGAGACCGCaggaagagagggaggaaaTGCTGCTGA
- the srrm2 gene encoding LOW QUALITY PROTEIN: serine/arginine repetitive matrix protein 2 (The sequence of the model RefSeq protein was modified relative to this genomic sequence to represent the inferred CDS: deleted 2 bases in 1 codon): MYNGIGLTTPRGSGTNGYVQRNLSSLRVKRPRDERGGERDEKDRERLESQLNRQPNADILEHQRKRQLEVKCAELQDMMEEQGYSAEEIEEKVNSFRMMLQEKEEPAPASTERPTVTETHALAAANQQKNDRLRAAFGIASDYVDGSSFHADRKEKEKEKREQERLERERQQQQKYTLLEDSDESDSPPKKRSRKKKKKNKNRDSSESPSPSPRREKKKSKKKKKKREVSEEEEDSSSEEKEMVSKKNRKKSKSASPPKAKSGRGRSASSSSAHSSSPSPAPPRSRQQDQTGRNVEGRKGSSPDRRRRGYEEQSPERGERKRPNLEREKERPSEMERTSSKRRHDYSSPSPPPQLAKATERERGRRSRSKQKESEKGRRSRSKEVEKRRRSQSVEIMEKRRRSRSLENERERSRRSRSKEKERSKRSRSRDIQRGRRSRSREMEKGRRSRSREMEKGRRSRSREMERGDGRGVGRWRGGDGRGVGRWKGTEGSIQERDTERVRRSRSREMERGRLSRSRENAGERTKRSRSRDVERGRSASPEIERGRRSRSREQRDKGKESIPQRTRHDSSSSPSPLRQETRMERSKDGNKLDKKSRHDSSSTPSPPPEKERRRRERSRERERRTNDLHSTVPNERDNRKDARRPERETPPHQQRNDRKRDGQPSRDSLSPASRSPVTNGRQREKENDRRGETDREGNKEKDRHLIKQREEDRVQEGKRKRDEVRLSSESRRDESRPAEKAVSERPEVKQREKEKPADKRESSSSSSSSSSSSSESNSSTDSDSDSSSSSSSSSSSSSSSSEDEGKSKKAGSPQREKDSLGKPAPSAIGIAVQRHLANGKQQSSASERNTPKSSQRERGGGGRDAPERERLPQRAPTEECSRRTKGQERYSPTQMDSPSPPPSPPSRADTRGGRRYSPSEADGGRGRAEVKAGEKERGRDKDTTRGATRSSPLVRRSRSPPQRKPTVSPAHRTPPRQYQEPPARSRRVSPPPPAWSDRDRDRQRQRDRDRERERVVRRTRSRSPRRRSRSRSRSPRRRSRSTSRGLRRRSPPNRPRRSPSPQRRRRTSRSLSCERERERERERVRRREVEQEREREKEKENLQPKDVPQPRRSSSSSSSSSSSSSSSASSQSPPPERKDSRGPSERDRRADQQDERREQKSRPPSSQGPSRDSSHAPPSGGRGSQSDSRRSEVTPQRSPGRSQPDAKQLHRGQSGKQSPPASRQPPERTGRSENAVNGKETEMKSSRSSSSSSSSSSSSSSSSSSSSSSSSSDSSDSEAEQGNGKAAKSKSSASSSSSSDNEKEAKKRSPVRPQRVPADSLRDSRSLSYSPPRHVRAVASSPSRRSGSRRSPNQSSSSRRRK, from the exons ATGTACAATGGGATTGGCCTGACGACTCCGCGCGGGAGTGGCACCAATGGCTACGTGCAACGCAACCTATCGAGTCTGCGGGTCAAGCGGCCGCGGGATGAGCGCGGTGGCGAGCGGGATGAGAAGGACCGAGAGAGGCTGGAGAGCCAGCTTAACAGGCAGCCCAATGCCGACATCCTGGAGCACCAGCGGAAGAGGCAGCTGGAGGTGAAGTGTGCGGAGCTGCAGGACATGATGGAGGAGCAAGG GTATTCTGCTGAAGAGATTGAGGAGAAGGTGAACAGTTTCCGCATGATGctgcaggagaaggaggagCCTGCACCTGCCTCCACTGAGAGACCAAC GGTGACAGAGACGCATGCCCTCGCTGCAGCCAACCAGCAGAAGAATGACCGCCTTCGCGCTGCTTTTGGCATCGCCAGCGACTACGTGGACGGATCGTCCTTCCACGCCGACCGCaaggagaaagagaaggagaagagggAGCAGGAACGACTGGAGAGGGAGAGGCAACAGCAACAGAAATATAC gtTGCTGGAAGATTCAGATGAATCAGATTCTCCTCCAAAGAAGCGCAGTcgcaagaagaaaaagaaaaacaagaacagaGACAG CTCAGAGAGTCCCTCCCCATCACCTcgcagagagaagaagaaatctaaaaagaagaagaagaaacg agaggtgtcagaggaggaagaagacag TTCCTCAGAGGAAAAGGAGATGGTGtcgaagaaaaacagaaaaaagagtaaaagtgcGAGTCCTCCAAAAGCAAAGTCAGGACGAGGCAGGAGCGCTTCCTCCAGCTCTGCTCACAG CAGTAGCCCATCTCCGGCGCCGCCAAGATCACGCCAACAGGACCAGACTGGAAGAAACGTTGAAGGTAGAAAGGGCAGTTCTCCAGACAGGAGGAGACGAGGCTATGAGGAGCAGAGCCCAGAACGGGGCGAACGG AAGAGGCCCAATCTTGAGAGGGAAAAAGAGCGACCAAGCGAGATGGAGAGGACCTCCTCCAAGAGGAGACACGACTACTCATCCCCTTCTCCCCCACCACAGCTGGCAAAagccacagagagagagagaggaaggaggTCCAGGAGCAAGCAGAAGGAGAGTGAGAAAGGGAGGCGCTCAAGAAGCAAAGAAGTGGAGAAAAGAAGGCGTTCCCAGAGTGTGGAGATCATGGAGAAGAGGAGGCGCTCAAGAAGCTTAGAAAATGAGAGGGAAAGATCACGACGTTCAAGAAgcaaggagaaggagagaagtAAGCGCTCCAGAAGCAGAGACATACAGAGGGGGAGACGGTCGAGGAGTCGGGAGATGGAGAAGGGGAGACGGTCGAGGAGTCGGGAGATGGAGAAGGGGAGACGGTCGAGGAGTCGGGAGATGGAGAGGGGAGACGGTCGAGGAGTCGGGAGATGGAGAGGGGGAGACGGTCGAGGAGTCGGGAGATGGAAAGGAACAGAGGGCAGCATTCAAGAA AGAGACACGGAAAGGGTAAGGAGATCAAGGAGTCGAGAGATGGAAAGGGGGAGACTATCAAGGAGCAGAGAAAATGCAGGGGAGAGAACTAAGCGCTCCAGAAGCAGAGACGTGGAGAGGGGAAGATCAGCAAGTCCAGAGATTGAGAGAGGGAGGCGTTCAAGGAGCAGAGAACAGCGGGACAAAGGAAAGGAGAGCATCCCTCAGAGGACAAGACATGACTCCTCCTCATCCCCTTCCCCTCTGAGACAGGAAACCAGGATGGAAAGGAGCAAAGACGGAAATAAACTGGACAAAAAGTCAAGACATGACTCCTCCTCCACGCCTTCACCTCCCCctgaaaaagagagaagaaggagGGAGAGGAGTAGAGAGAGGGAGCGCAGAACTAATGATCTGCATTCAACAGTGCCAAACGAAAGGGACAACAGGAAAGATGCAAGGAGACCTGAGAGGGAGACGCCTCCTCACCAGCAGAGAAATGACAGGAAGAGGGACGGACAACCATCCCGTGACTCCCTGTCACCTGCTTCCCGCTCTCCTGTCACCAATGGACGTCAGAGGGAAAAGGAGAACGACAGGAGAGGAGAAACAGACAGAGAGGGCAATAAGGAGAAGGACCGGCATCTGATCAAGCAGAGGGAAGAAGACAGAGTCCAGGAAGGCAAGAGGAAGCGGGACGAGGTTCGATTGTCCTCAGAAAGCAGGCGAGATGAATCGAGGCCTGCTGAGAAGGCGGTGAGTGAAAGACCGGaggtgaagcagagggagaaggagaagcCTGCTGATAAAcgggagagcagcagcagcagcagcagcagcagtagtagtagtagcgaAAGCAATAGCAGCACCGACAGTGACAGTGATAGCTCCTCATCTTCTTcgtcatcttcctcctcctcgtcctcatCCTCTGAAGATGAGGGCAAGTCAAAAAAGGCTGGATCCCCACAGAGGGAGAAGGACAGTCTAGGAAAACCTGCACCGTCCGCCATCGGGATTGCAGTCCAGAGACATTTAGCCAATGGTAAACAGCAAAGCTCGGCCTCTGAACGCAACACACCCAAAAGCTcccagagggagagaggaggagggggaagagATGCACCCGAGAGGGAAAGACTGCCTCAAAGAGCTCCGACAGAGGAGTGCTCACGCCGCACCAAAGGTCAGGAACGCTACAGCCCCACGCAGATGGACAGTCCTAGCCCACCTCCTTCCCCACCCAGCAGAGCAGATACCAGAGGAGGCAGGAGATATTCTCCTTCTGAGGCTGATGGTGGGAGGGGGAGAGCAGAGGTGAAGGCTGgggagaaggagagagggagggacaAAGACACAACCAGGGGGGCCACAAGGTCTAGCCCCTTGGTCCGGAGGTCACGCTCTCCACCCCAGAGGAAACCTACCGTCTCACCTGCCCATCGCACTCCACCCAGGCAGTATCAGGAACCTCCAGCCCGGTCCAGAAGAGtttctccacctcctccagcctGGTCAGACCGAGACAGGGACAGGCAGAGGCAGAGGGACAGAGACCGGGAGCGGGAGAGGGTCGTTAGGAGGACCAGGTCCAGAAGTCCAAGGAGGCGCAGCAGGTCTAGGTCCAGAAGTCCACGGAGACGCAGCAGGTCCACTTCAAGAGGTCTGAGAAGACGAAGCCCCCCCAACAG GCCTCGGCGGTCTCCGTCTCCACAGCGGCGAAGGAGGACAAGTCGCTCGCTCTCATgcgaaagagaaagagagagggaacgTGAGAGGGTCAGGAGGAGGGAGGTCGAGCAGGAGCGAGAAagggagaaggaaaaagaaaacctgCAGCCAAAAGATGTTCCCCAACCCCGCAGGTCCTCTTCCTCGTCATCATCTTCCTCcagctcctcttcttcctctgcgTCCTCACAGTCACCACCGCCAGAGAGGAAAGACAGCAGAGGACCATCAGAGAGGGACAGGAGAGCCGATCAGCAGGACGAGAGGAGGGAGCAGAAAAGCCGACCCCCTTCCTCACAGGGCCCTTCTAGAGACTCTTCTCATGCTCCACCCTCAGGTGGGAGGGGCTCACAGTCGGATTCTCGCCGTTCTGAAGTGACCCCGCAAAGATCTCCAGGGAGGAGCCAACCAGACGCCAAGCAGCTGCACCGGGGTCAAAGCGGAAAGCAGTCGCCGCCAGCCAGCCGCCAGCCACCCGAACGAACGGGCAGAAGCGAGAACGCTGTAAACGGGAAGGAGACAGAGATGAAGAGCAGCCGGAGCAGCAGCTCCAGctcctcttcatcttcttcctcctcttcatcctcctcctcatcatcatcttcgtccTCTTCAGACAGCTCAGACTCTGAAGCCGAGCAGGGGAACGG GAAGGCAGCCAAATCTAAGAGCTctgcttcctcttcctcttcctctgacAATGAGAAGGAAGCAAAGAAGAGAAG CCCCGTCAGGCCTCAGCGGGTGCCGGCTGATTCGCTGAGAGATTCTCGCTCCCTCAGTTACTCTCCTCCACGACATGTGAGAGCAGTGGCGTCCTCACCGAGCCGCAG GAGTGGCAGCAGACGGTCACCGAACCAATCATCGAGCAGCAGACGAAGGAAATGA